GACGTGATTTCTgctgccaaattccaccttcgcacgacactcccctaattaggatatcaaccccaccatctgaatgtgtggcgttctcTACAGTGCAAATTTCAATGAACTTTTTTCCACGTGCaaccaagctatggaatgagcatCCATTACTTTAAATTATGCGAGTACTCCTTTTTAAAATGTCAACTTTTGGAATAGGAAGCTTCACACAacagcgtacggatcacctggttttaagtcatcaccgcctcccacattctcctgcactACCAGAGGAATTGTAGGAGTGTTGCCTGCTCAACTCTATCTCGACTCTATGTTCTCTCAACGCGCTACTGGAAGCCTTTCCTTACTTCGacttatttgcggatggatggaaGGTAGTCTTGAATTTTTGCCTGTGGTTCAGTGACATACTTTGacttgtaattttttaagaCGACAATTTAAAACGGTTGAGACAACTTAGAATCGTGTATGATTTGTGTATTGTCTTAACATcgttgtttattatatatttattaatagttttgagattgtttaaattttatagttaattggattttatattattttatatgtaaataatatttttatccgtgttaataagtgtaattggccattcttattaataataaataaataaataaactctcCTCAAAAGCTGACATAGAGGAGTAAGAGGATTGCTAAGACAAGAATGCACCTGCCTGTTAAAAGGACATTTCAGCTTTATATCAAACTGTAATCGAACTTTCAGAATATAATTCATCACGTGATGTTATCTATACCACAATTTCGGAAGTCTATATTCTATCAAAGTCCATTAAGTGGCACTTTTTGCGATATAAAGTGCCATAAACATTGTGCGTATAACAAGTTTACGACTGAATCCCGAGGCAAATTCGTAACAAAACATTTAATGTTGCCATTTGTTGGATTTCATTGACATGACCTCTCGcaatatgtaattaaattgcatacatacatacatacactttATGCAGTgtcttatttaataaacatccGTCggaaattttggtatatcttgttcaacacttaggttgtggctccatctaaaggatttactttacagtcgataacctgctcaaccccaataattttttattttaggaaattcAATTGACTCTTTCAAATATATATGATTTGCTatcttaaagtgataatcctcacttcacaactaattatattaattaaatttgtaaccaaaatttatgaacgatgcgggactcgaaaccacgacctctcGGACAGAACCCGAGATATCACTACTTATATTACATCTTTAGTATTacttcaacgactgtcttacaaattttcCATCAGATCACGCGTTCTGactagtttaacattttatagtttataccaATCCCAAGGAAACTGCTTAACGCCGctaaacaagttttcacttcacaTAAGGCAAGAGCCatggaacagaaaaaaaaatctgttctgTGGCAACCGCATATTGACATTCGACAGGAATTCGAAATTTACATCAAAATAATTGCTATTTAACTAAACATAAGCACAGTAGCCATAAGCCTATATTATCATAAGATTAGACATACGTTGCTGTGATGTAAGGCTTGCGGTTGTTTCAACCTCATAGGGGTTTTTGTGCGAAAGCAcaattgaaagaaagaaagaaaaaaatatatttatttgtaacaaacacaatatttacatataaatagaaaaaaaaacatatatacaaaacaaattacaaattggAGTGTTTGTCACAAATTGGTCACACTTCAGCATAATGCTGATTACTGTCGCAACCAGCGCTGATATTCCAGTGGGACCACTAAATGACGACACACACGAATGCCAAAAGTAGCGCACGCCTTTCTAATTACACTTCTTAAACGTTATATCTTAGGTAGCAGGTTCTTCGTTAACCTTATCTCATGTAACTATAGTTCAAGATagtatacatacaaaaattttaacaagTAATGCTGTCTTTTCTTAGTTTTTGATTGCACTGATGTCTATAGTTAACAGTTCCTCTTTTTTTTTGGtgctcaaaaataaatttctttaatttagctttaaaaCTAGGTAAACTACGCTGGCTCCGGATTGGTGATGGTATATTATTCCAACATTTCGTCGCTGCATATCGAAAACTTCCTTTAAATGCAGCAGAGAAATGCCGCTCTGTTTCCAGTTGCAACGAGCATTGCCGGATCATTGAGGCCTGGTTGCTGCCAACCACTTCAACTTTGTGCTTAGATAAGACGGTGTTTGATGTTTTATGACCCCGAACTCCTCCCTcgctgcgtcgtaatcctcagtactgagggtcgtgaccacccctctgtatcactttctcacgtatgatcgctctccatctattcctgtctctggcggtgtgaaagggattgtgaaccgtagagtcgagggcggagtGGATCTGATCGGAtcatcgtgttggactgcgtccacgaggcctcttcccatctattttgccgaccacaatgagcctctcaaggtttccatcgtccttccttgcgatgtgaccgaagtattctaaaactctgcgcagacgttcggaagacaatcgcgaggagatcctgagttcaggcagtatggagagattagatcGAAAAGACCCCGAACAGGTACACCATATAGAGATACACCATATGCAGTTTACGACGGTGGATCATTTTAATCCAAAGGTTCTGATTGAGAAAAGGTGTAACATGTGCCCTCCATGGTATGTCAAAACAGAATCTTGCGCATGCGTTCTGCACTCGTTGCACCAACTTCTGAGTTGAAACTAGCAACCTCGGGCCGTATACTGTATCCATAAGTTTAGATAAGACCAAAGAGTCAACAAATGTTATGCGCAATTCTTCCTTTAGGTAGGGtctcattttatataaaacttttaatctACAAAAGCAAGCCTTGAGGTATTcagctatattttttttgtatctgAATTGACAATCCATATTCAGGCCAAGATTACGCGCTTCAAAAACGCGTTCTATGGGTAGTCCTAATAGTGATATATCAATCGATGGATTGAGTTTATCGAGTTGATATTTACTgccaaaaattacaaatttagtTTTAGCTGGATTGAGCAATAAgctattactagctgaccatgCAGCTACTCTAGAGAGATCTTCATTTAGTTTATTAATAGCATCATTTATATCACACGGCTTGCAGGAGATATACAATTGCATGTCGTCGGcgtatatattatgaatattgatATTATGAACCTGCTTGATAATGTCAGCAGTGTAcaagataaataaaattgggCCCTAAATAGATCCTTGTGGCACTCCATGTCTCACTGCTAATTTCTTTGATATTAGAGAACTGCCGTTAGAATTCTCAATGCGTACGTATTGCAATTGCGGGACGTTGTGTCAAAGACAGCGAAAAATGTCACGGCAACACCCGATAGTAGTCtcaaaaatgacatcaaaaagaattctaaaggaatcaattttgagaaaataaatgctttttaaccgacttcaaaaaaggaggaggttctcaattcgtctgtatgatttttatgtttgttacctcaaaactaccgggtgaaccgattttgaaaatatctttttttatttgaaatctggtgcttcccgtgtggtccctgtaatttggtccagatctgacaatggtatcgatgagaaaaccataaaagtcttaaatttgctatacgtatgtggatgataaatttgcgaataactcaatatcgcgctagccgattttgatgattctttttttattggaaaggatatacttcaaaggtagtttggtgagagtttggtcaAGTTTTGATTAcgaaatccatgacaaagtaacggaactcttcaattctttggagcaaattaacaatactcggccgaatcttttttatgctaataggatatttaagtcatctaccataatatagttatggtcaagtaattgtcgtagtggaatgatcaatgggactccttaacgacttacagtaagggtgcggttccaaaaataacaataatcataactagaattagattaattaattagattttattaaaatatgcaattatttttatactttttagtgcatattacatctattgttttggGATAGTGTAtttgaaatcggttgtttttttgttaaaaattgttttatgcctttcatctaatatataataacgtCAGATTCATACCAGTGATGTCTAAGTTAATATACGAGATAAATAAATGCTTGTAAGTTGTTTACTTAATACTTACGCTACATTACTTCTAACTAAAGCTATATCTTAACACGGTAAGTAATGGTCCGTATCCTTTAAGCTTGTACGCTCTAGTTACGTGCATTGTGGttcatattacatttttaactaTGTTAAAGTCACTAATATATCTTCTGATCTTGTTATGAACAATATTCTATatctttttaaagttttttaaaatttcatcaaCTTCCTTCTTTACctggttacctggtgttaagtgatcaccgccgcccgattacaacaccaggggaatcacaagagcgttgccggcctttaagtaaggtgtacgcgctttttttgaaggtacccatgtcgtatcgtcccagaaacaccgcagaagggagctcattctacagctttgtagtacgaggaagaaagccttgaaaactgcactgtggaggaccgccacacatccagatggtggggatcatatcctaacttgtggcgtgtcgtgcgaaggtggaattcggcggcaggatacaggttaaacaactcttcagaacactccccgtgataagtgcagtagaagacacacaatgaagcgacgtctctaagcaacgccaagtgatccagccgttcacagagcactgggtccccgacaattcgaactgctctccgtttcacgcggtcaaatggatcgagctgatactggggtgcgccagcgtacagcaatactccatgtgtggccggacctgcgctttgtagagcgctagaatgtgggccggcttgaagtatttccgtgctctattaatgacgcccagcttcttcgtagccaatttggcttcgccctccagatggccacggaattggcaagcgcttgagatttcgagacccagtattccgatacaagTTATCAggctgtcagatcgtctataAGCTAGTAGCTGATAGTCTATGGATATAACAGTACATACTTTCatagtaactttttttttaatacatttagtagtattttttaaaaacatttactaGTATTTGTAAGTCTAAGATTTAAGTCTAACtcataattgtattaataaaaagtgATACATTAGGTTTAAAGATATTAACGACAGTAATATTATCTAcaatcttagatcattaatacgtctagatacacaaattcaaaattctaatatttttattcaaaataggattcaaaatcacttattgaacgtctaaaactaccacccattcaacagagactgcctcagatctgaggAGAACAGgtgcaaaaaactcagcgggcttttttttataaattcaaattcaaatatttttattcaaaatagtatgtacatcacttattcaaagtcaaaaaaactatcacccattccaaaatgaatgcctcaggcctgagaagaacgggcgcaacaaactcagcgggccactgtacaattaaacttattatataatagcctgGGGGCAGTGGCTCCAttgccaatctgtggtatcattaagaaagttatttatgttatagtaacctttaccacacaaacgttttttaacaattctcttaAATTTCTTAACACATTTGTTTAGTTCAAAATATGGattatacaatgtaatatcgtacaataaatattttctgggatcatattgtagaagcatatacatcgcccaatttTAATTCATCGACTtagtaactcgacttaaccgagtagtaggtataacaaatttatgtttgttcctagaTAGACCGTGAGAGCTGTGAAATGTCTAAAAAATTAGGGTTGACAATTACACTGTATTCAACAAGCAGCAAGCAAGAAGCTCTTTTTATACGTATTATGTATCTATGTCTAGAATAATTAACcttttaagatttattaattcTTTCTGTCGGAAAAATATCCTCAAGTTTCTACTaaggtttatttatttcaatgtttgTGATGTATATAACTTTGTATACATTTATTAtccattttattgtaaaagtccaCTTTAATGGTAATTTAAAGAATCATAAAGCAATCCAACCGCTCAATATATATTCGTATAGCTATTATAAGTCAGCTAGTTTTAGAGATAAATATTCTAATGTGGCCATAAAACAGGAGTTTTGGAGACTGCGTttgattttaatactttaaaagttgtaaagctttaaataaatattgactaaCATTAGAAAGCTGAAGAGATTTGTCTTTGTTTGTTTGGTCGCTCTAATCCCGAGATCTACCAATTGCAATTATAAACCTATAcggtttttttaatgataataggAGGATaaaattgatacgtcctgcccattacaatgcagtgccactctggattcttgaaaaacccaaaagttctgagcggcactgcaattgcgctcgtcaccttgagacataagatgttaagtctcatttgaccagtaatttcactagcttcggtgtccttcagaccgaaacactaaaaTGCTTACgcattcacggcagaaaaaggtgccgttgtggtacccataatctagccggcaccctgtgcaaaaaAGTCTCCTACTGGTAAATGCTTTTAGTCGCCTCtaacgacacccttgggcctggaacttcgctattattttttatgcccCTGGGAAGGACAGAGCTAGGTAGGCTTTTGGTAAATTTTGTGGAGTAACAAAATAACCCATACACCTAGTATTGGTTTCTAACTCAAAACTAGACTTTTCCTTCTAAATATTTGTTTGACCCATAGACTTAGAGTATACTGCCATATGGACAACCTAACAGCCCGttaatgcgtgaccaatttttatctatcaatgtgtgcgttagcaagtggttttatattcaaattagtaataagctaattccaagcgtggccgACTGTTTACGacatgtcaatcaaaatcagttatagtaacaatagattcgatttcattttcaattttgctgtatctccgttccAAATGTAGTTCTCTCTTGCACACGTggcacctaaaattgtataataaattaagtagGCTTAGTcgttttatgatttaaaagatgggctgggagtttctcgtctgttcttctccccatctcaaacccctttacgaactgatgtagcttcataagGCTTACCAAGTGTTACCATTCTTTGGTTTGACCAGTGTATTTTATTAGCACTCAACTATGCAGAATCCCGGGTCCTTACAAAGGAgagtagtaaaaaaatacaaattgccCAGACGAAACTAGTTTCTTTTACATTAGTACGATGTTCTTGAGCGACTTTTCTTCAGACTTACCTATTGATGACTCAAAACCAATATAAATTATCAGCTCATACATTCCGCTCGTTTCATAGCCTCACCGAAGCAGTTCTGTCGCCAGTAAGTCTGCAATGTCATCCTTGGCCTGTACAGTATTTTAACTGAATTTTGCTCGTGAAATAAAAACAGACAACTTTTTGTCTGATGTAACGAAattcaaacatatttttaatctatatttaaggttttatttaacattatattttatacaatgaatgtaaagtgatgcactAAAATTACtgtaccagtgagaggctcctttgcacaggatgccggctaggttatgggtaccagaacggtgcttatttctaccgtgaagcagtaatgtgtaaacattactgggcaaatgagacttaacatcttatgtctcaaggtgacgatcgcagttgtagtgctgctcagaatttttggggattttcaagaatcctgagcggcagtacattgtaatgggcagggcgtatcaattaccatcagctgaacgtcctgctcgtctcgttccttattttcattaaaaaaagacttTCAACTTGTCTTATTTACTTAATCATCTTATCGTGTATCATTATTTACTTAATGTACTCAATGTaaactatataattttattttcatatgtttagtacataattttattttacttgtaaattatatttttattaattatttgataatactatttgtattataaagattttaaaagaGGCTTTGATTCTTGCCGATTCTTCTCAACATAACAAACTTTACGAATCAACGgtagtgtaaaaatatttatttgatgatcTAAGTGTTTTTAAAACCATTTTGCAtagaaacatttttaagttatacGTAAATCTCTTCCCACAGGCAAGAGAATCGACGATGACGCATATGGCAGCATTAGCCTTGGTATGTCTTCTGGTCGGGATCGCTGCTAATCCTGTCCGAAGATCTCCAGATCTTGAAGCAAGAAGAAGAAGTGCTATTGATAGAAGTATGATTAggtatgaaattaattattctttcttTTTATCATATGTTATATCTAATTCTGCTTCCAAAACCGTCAAAATCacgttattataaatataaaataaaaccctTCTTTTGCAGTTGAAAAAAGATTTGATAGCAGAGCTTTTTAGCACTCTAAAAATCAAATTGAAGTTTTTATGCATAAATACTATTACACGTCATACATACTCATTAATTCTTGAAGAATAACAGTTAAATTGTAAGTTCATTATCGGCCGTCTGTCTactgtctacagatagagataaattactacgttctactgtcagtaattagctgtcaataatctgaagctcttccaatatacccgataagtcattctatcgccttatattgggacgcgtgaattgcaatttccatacaaactttatatcgctggtaagctatacgtcgtcctattgaTAGACAGCGTACACGGagaaggtgagttaccgtcgataagtttattgggacagaaaagtcaacgatagtaaagatttttatctgaagtaagagatagactgaatattgggaacggccgtaagtgactAGAACGAGCGCCCAATGACCActaaagttttatataatattatcctaCAATTTGGTGGAAAAAAGTCGCTGTTCTATAGATAAATGCCACTCATAAATATAGCAGTATCTGGTGCGCTGGATCAATCGGTTTGAACCAGGTCAAATAACTCTTCGGAACAGACTAACAGCATTTTTGctgtagaagacgcacaatgaagagACGTTTATTTTTGTAGAATAGAATAGTGATGAACAAGAGAGGAGTCATAGAAGAATTGCTAGCCTTTTTGGCTGTTATATCCACTATATCATATACACAAAGGAAGCTCTTGTTTTAACCTACGTGTTTTATAGAAGTTCATAACGCTGTCTTtgtgtacgtggaagaaaagcAGCCTCATATCCAGATATTCATGTTAACATTAAAGATTGTTGCATGAACTGAATACCGAAAAAAACTCGTCAATCAAAGAGTATGCATTAGTTACATATCATATTTTTACAGGTTTGGTCGCTCATTTCCCCAAGAACCATCTGCAGCCGAAATAAGAGAATCTCTGCAGCGACCCACGCGCCGTGGCAACAATTTCCTTCGCTTTGGAAGATCACAACCACTCACATTTACCACTGAAGACCTAATATCCCTCCTGAAAAGTTATGAAGAGGACTACGAACAATCCAAAAGATCTTCAAACTTTCTGCGATTTGGTCGAGACTCGAAATTTATCAGACTTGGAAGGTCTGCAGAAGAGAATCCTGGATATGAGCCAAGCTCGCAGCTGTACGTCAATCAATATCCCCAAAGGAAGAACCGAGCGAGGGATCATTTTATCAGGCTTGGCAGAGACAGTGAGGAAACGTCTGATGTAGAAGAAGTTGAAAGGAAGAAACGATCCGTGGCAGAATGCCAAGACTGTGATGCTTAAATGTATAAAGCCTACCTTGACTGTGCCAAAATACTTCTTGATAACCCAATCTTATTTTCCCATATATATATGCATCTTGTTTTGAGCACAGAATGAAATGCAACAAacgatttcaataattaaatcgGTTATAGAATAAGTTAAAGAAGTCATGTTTAACTTAAAACTTAATCtattaatactattaaaattaagtaattacaaataataaaattcataaattcATCATCGCAGCTGGCAGGTAAGCCAAGAAGCTAGCACCGTTACCTCTCTGTATGGACTAACTTTTCCTCTGACATAGGTACATACCATGGATCACTTGTTAAATCCGTAAGGCGCCTGGACAACTCTaatataagatttgaaaaaCTTAACTTGATTATAAATAAGTTGATTTAATACTAGTTTTCCCTATAATTTGTGAATTACGTAAACTTATttcttactttatttattaataaaaattgaatgCAAAAAGAAATCAATCCAATACTgaatttattcataattatacatCAGTCAATTGTATTATAGATTTTAATGCATTTAAATGTCTTTTTACATACAGTTAATAGATGTTACTATACGTCAAATTCGTGatgttttatttagataatgacattttaacaaattaaatatttgatacaTTTTCCTGAATAAATATAAGAATGAAGTGTTAATTGTCTTTTAAAACCTGAGTTAAACTCAAAATatgacataaaaaattaaatttagagaaatgtataaaaacataagacacattttcttaaattaaag
The sequence above is drawn from the Leptidea sinapis chromosome 47, ilLepSina1.1, whole genome shotgun sequence genome and encodes:
- the LOC126978195 gene encoding FMRFamide-related peptides-like; amino-acid sequence: MTHMAALALVCLLVGIAANPVRRSPDLEARRRSAIDRSMIRFGRSFPQEPSAAEIRESLQRPTRRGNNFLRFGRSQPLTFTTEDLISLLKSYEEDYEQSKRSSNFLRFGRDSKFIRLGRSAEENPGYEPSSQLYVNQYPQRKNRARDHFIRLGRDSEETSDVEEVERKKRSVAECQDCDA